In a genomic window of Lycium ferocissimum isolate CSIRO_LF1 chromosome 9, AGI_CSIRO_Lferr_CH_V1, whole genome shotgun sequence:
- the LOC132030804 gene encoding shikimate O-hydroxycinnamoyltransferase-like, translating into MKINIRETTMVKPSKPTPLKILWNSNLDLIVGRIHLLTVYFYKPINNNGILSKNNFFDSRIMKEALSNVLVSFYPMAGRLAKNKEGRIEINCNGEGVLFVEAQSDDTFIDDFGDFVPSLEMKNKLIPNVDTSGEITSFPLVIFQVTRFKCGGVSLGCGIFHTLSDGISSIHFINTWSEIARGLSVAVPPFIDRTLLRARDPPTPAFKHVEYHHPLTLKNVHDQVNSPKSSTTAMFKITSDQLTLLRTRSEHEGSTYEVLAAHIWRCTCKARGLDDDQLTKLHVATNGRTRLFPPLPQGYLGNVVFTATPIAKSSELQSEPLTKTARRIHDALARMNDEYLRSAIDYLELMTDLSKLIRGPTYFASPNLNINSWTKLPVHDSDFGWGKPIHMGPACILYEGTVYILSSPNDDKNLRLAVCLDADHMPLFGKYLYDF; encoded by the exons ATGAAGATCAACATTAGAGAAACAACAATGGTGAAACCATCAAAACCAACTCCTTTAAAAATTCTATGGAACTCAAATCTTGATTTAATAGTTGGAAGAATCCATCTTTTGACTGTATATTTCTACAAGCCAATTAATAATAATGGAatattatccaaaaataatttctttgattcaagaattatgAAAGAGGCTTTAAGCAATGTTTTAGTTTCATTTTATCCAATGGCTGGAAGATTAGctaaaaataaagaaggaagAATTGAAATAAATTGTAATGGGGAAGGAGTATTATTTGTTGAAGCTCAAAGTGATgatacttttattgatgattttggtGATTTTGTTCCAAGtttggagatgaagaataaaCTCATTCCTAATGTTGATACTTCTGGTGAAATCACTTCCTTTCCACTTGTCATCTTTCAG GTAACTCGTTTCAAGTGTGGTGGAGTCTCCTTAGGATGTGGAATTTTCCATACATTATCTGATGGTATTTCATCCATTCATTTCATCAACACGTGGTCAGAAATCGCACGTGGACTCTCCGTCGCCGTCCCCCCGTTCATCGACCGGACCCTCCTCCGTGCGCGGGACCCACCTACACCTGCCTTTAAACACGTCGAGTATCACCATCCACTGACCCTAAAGAATGTTCACGATCAagttaacagcccaaagtccAGTACCACTGccatgtttaagatcacaagtgACCAACTTACCCTACTCAGGACCAGGTCGGAGCACGAGGGTAGTACTTATGAAGTCCTCGCGGCCCACATTTGGCGTTGCACGTGCAAGGCACGTGGCCTAGACGATGACCAATTGACAAAGTTACATGTTGCTACAAATGGTAGGACAAGACTTTTTCCTCCTTTACCACAAGGTTACTTAGGAAATGTTGTTTTCACAGCTACACCAATTGCTAAATCTAGTGAACTTCAATCAGAGCCATTGACAAAAACTGCACGAAGAATTCACGATGCGTTGGCAAGAATGAACGATGAATATTTAAGATCGGCGATAGATTATCTCGAATTAATGACAGATTTATCAAAATTAATCCGAGGGCCGACGTATTTTGCTAGTCCTAATCTTAATATTAATAGTTGGACTAAGTTGCCCGTTCATGATTCAGATTTTGGATGGGGAAAACCAATTCACATGGGACCTGCTTGTATTTTGTATGAAGGGACAGTGTATATATTGTCAAGTCCAAATGATGACAAGAATTTGAGATTGGCTGTGTGTTTAGATGCTGATCATATGCCACTTTTTGGAAAATACTTGTATGATTTTTGA
- the LOC132030803 gene encoding uncharacterized protein LOC132030803 isoform X1: MSKKMKRVALESSSYGVFEEPKARKHQILLQDYQELQKETDGIRHKLEDSKLRKLRLLAEVRFLRQRHKHLLQSKSLSPQKGQELVSLSNIETYPKSRSRDQVITSKKEAKLNKLPPLPGLKQNGRIQVAKVAASKKTPDIHVNQKQKFGGGVELDHKSRVYNGKEVPSRKGPPAYDMMKQNERLYIASNAISRSSLPAFDLNQENGHSGKEAALPTRAPVFDLNEISMGEEETEVNIDQVQFEEPKRSLIRSVNDDQHNDLKLLVCRNVGENTSQVGKRKISWQDPVALRV, encoded by the exons ATGTCTAAGAAGATGAAAAGGGTTGCTTTGGAATCATCATCTTATGGTGTTTTTGAGGAACCAAAGGCTAGGAAGCATCAGATACTATTGCAGGACTATCAAGAACTCCAAaag GAAACTGATGGTATAAGGCACAAATTGGAGGATTCAAAGCTGCGGAAATTAAGATTACTAGCTGAAGTTCG TTTCCTACGCCAGAGGCATAAGCATCTATTGCAATCAAAGTCCTTAAGTCCTCAAAAAGGGCAAGAGCTAGTATCACTATCAAACATAGAAACCTACCCCAAAAGTAGGTCAAGGGATCAAGTTATTACTAGCAAAAAAGAGGCCAAGCTAAACAAATTGCCCCCTCTTCCTGGACTAAAACAGAACGGAAGGATACAGGTTGCAAAAGTAGCTGCTTCCAAGAAAACTCCTGATATTCATGTGAACCAAAAACAGAAATTTGGTGGAGGAGTGGAGTTGGACCATAAATCTAGAGTATATAATGGAAAAGAAGTTCCATCCCGAAAAGGACCTccagcctatgatatgatgaagCAGAACGAGAGATTATACATTGCAAGCAATGCTATCTCACGGAGCAGCTTGCCTGCTTTTGATTTAAATCAGGAAAATGGTCATAGTGGCAAAGAAGCTGCATTGCCTACTCGTGCTCCGGTCTTCGATTTGAATGAAATCTCG ATGGGTGAAGAGGAAACAGAAGTAAATATTGATCAGGTGCAGTTTGAGGAGCCAAAGAGAAGTCTTATTCGTAGCGTCAATGATGATCAGCACAACGATTTAAAGTTATTGGTCTGTAGAAACGTTGGAGAAAACACTTCTCAGGTGGGAAAACGAAAAATATCATGGCAAGACCCTGTAGCTTTGAGGGTTTGA
- the LOC132030803 gene encoding uncharacterized protein LOC132030803 isoform X2 — MSKKMKRVALESSSYGVFEEPKARKHQILLQDYQELQKETDGIRHKLEDSKLRKLRLLAEVRFLRQRHKHLLQSKSLSPQKGQELVSLSNIETYPKSRSRDQVITSKKEAKLNKLPPLPGLKQNGRIQVAKVAASKKTPDIHVNQKQKFGGGVELDHKSRVYNGKEVPSRKGPPAYDMMKQNERLYIASNAISRSSLPAFDLNQENGHSGKEAALPTRAPVFDLNEISTF, encoded by the exons ATGTCTAAGAAGATGAAAAGGGTTGCTTTGGAATCATCATCTTATGGTGTTTTTGAGGAACCAAAGGCTAGGAAGCATCAGATACTATTGCAGGACTATCAAGAACTCCAAaag GAAACTGATGGTATAAGGCACAAATTGGAGGATTCAAAGCTGCGGAAATTAAGATTACTAGCTGAAGTTCG TTTCCTACGCCAGAGGCATAAGCATCTATTGCAATCAAAGTCCTTAAGTCCTCAAAAAGGGCAAGAGCTAGTATCACTATCAAACATAGAAACCTACCCCAAAAGTAGGTCAAGGGATCAAGTTATTACTAGCAAAAAAGAGGCCAAGCTAAACAAATTGCCCCCTCTTCCTGGACTAAAACAGAACGGAAGGATACAGGTTGCAAAAGTAGCTGCTTCCAAGAAAACTCCTGATATTCATGTGAACCAAAAACAGAAATTTGGTGGAGGAGTGGAGTTGGACCATAAATCTAGAGTATATAATGGAAAAGAAGTTCCATCCCGAAAAGGACCTccagcctatgatatgatgaagCAGAACGAGAGATTATACATTGCAAGCAATGCTATCTCACGGAGCAGCTTGCCTGCTTTTGATTTAAATCAGGAAAATGGTCATAGTGGCAAAGAAGCTGCATTGCCTACTCGTGCTCCGGTCTTCGATTTGAATGAAATCTCG ACTTTCTAA